The following coding sequences are from one Methanosarcina sp. WWM596 window:
- a CDS encoding VWA domain-containing protein: MNVALESPEMLLLIIPVVIAGFYLLRKTKTKLVEWRMLVAFLLVLALAAPYTTVTQTISEENPSLVLVQDQTASMGIFPEETGTDLYQALTADTPTTLVQLTGEKTSLGDAVTQYSGLGNQIVLVTDGNSNSGKDLTEALRFAKDADTPVYLVQPELETNDLSVEILGDKTVVVNNKNEVEIVVRQASEQSVSYFLEIFVDGELIQSRQFMQDARDNTISITLEPFTTLGAHNMNVRISDVSGGDLNEVNNEFYKSLYVIPKPKLTLVTGETGSPLASVLSNLYEVSIVNGYPGTNIADSKVLVLDNQFIDTFSEAEIKEIKNYVSNGGGLIVVGGNRAYNYGSYLNSSLEEVLPVISKPSEYKGGRNLVLLLDVSPSTTAHGTQGDILSNAIKILENDNMKDANVGVIAFGNAAYDVSNGFVFMGLPQNLAVLEEKIRTLTPTNQTETSLDQGLGITKQMIEGKDGELDVIIISDGGIEDSYDQSLQTAQTLKDMGVNMYFIHIRSSAPSQIDKVRTFYAEKLMQELGIEDNYEPLDMGERTNIVFEDLVTTPGEEEEEESEDPGIYPLLEYSPDHFITKNVNLTTASITGYNQVTPKAGAERLVITATGQPVLTTWRFGLGRVAAFTTDNGGNEATRWASALYNGTNSKLISGMANWAIGNPQAEEGAVVEALDTWLGTPSDLTLIMYDEGVPQLKLDGAPLDLALTGRNTYEASVSPDKIGIHDISGYPLAVNYPLEYLEVGFNNDIEPLILATGGKIYTEKEARALLLKDARQNSERESNDPVSLKVYVLLAALVLYLGEILVRRIREMRRLKQSQGETGA; encoded by the coding sequence GTGAACGTAGCCCTTGAGAGCCCTGAGATGCTCTTACTAATCATTCCCGTGGTTATTGCGGGGTTCTATCTCCTGCGGAAGACAAAAACAAAACTTGTGGAATGGAGAATGCTCGTTGCCTTCCTCCTTGTCCTTGCCCTGGCTGCCCCCTATACAACGGTTACCCAGACTATCAGTGAAGAAAACCCTTCGCTTGTGCTTGTTCAGGACCAGACAGCAAGTATGGGCATTTTCCCTGAAGAAACAGGTACCGACCTGTATCAAGCCCTCACAGCGGACACCCCGACCACCCTCGTGCAGTTAACCGGGGAAAAGACTTCTCTTGGGGATGCTGTGACCCAGTACTCCGGGCTTGGCAATCAGATCGTGCTTGTTACTGATGGAAACAGTAACTCAGGAAAGGATCTTACGGAAGCTCTGAGATTTGCAAAAGACGCAGATACTCCCGTTTATCTTGTCCAGCCCGAGCTTGAGACAAATGACCTCAGTGTCGAGATACTTGGGGACAAAACAGTTGTTGTCAACAACAAGAACGAGGTTGAGATAGTTGTCCGCCAGGCTTCGGAGCAGAGTGTCAGTTATTTCCTTGAAATTTTTGTGGATGGAGAGCTTATCCAGAGCAGGCAGTTCATGCAGGACGCCCGGGATAATACGATTTCGATTACCTTGGAGCCTTTTACCACCCTCGGTGCCCACAATATGAATGTAAGGATCAGTGATGTGTCCGGAGGGGATTTAAACGAAGTTAATAACGAGTTCTACAAGTCCCTTTATGTAATTCCCAAACCGAAACTCACGCTCGTTACCGGGGAGACCGGTTCTCCTCTCGCCAGTGTCCTGAGCAACCTTTACGAAGTTTCGATTGTAAATGGTTATCCTGGAACAAATATTGCAGACAGTAAGGTCCTGGTGCTTGACAACCAGTTCATAGACACTTTTTCCGAGGCTGAGATAAAGGAAATTAAAAATTATGTCAGCAACGGGGGCGGGCTTATTGTCGTAGGAGGAAATCGGGCTTATAACTATGGGAGCTACCTAAATTCTTCCCTTGAAGAAGTCCTGCCTGTAATTTCAAAACCTTCCGAGTATAAAGGAGGGAGAAACCTGGTCCTGCTTCTTGATGTCTCTCCAAGTACAACTGCTCATGGTACTCAGGGCGATATCCTGTCAAATGCCATTAAGATTCTTGAGAATGACAACATGAAAGATGCAAATGTTGGCGTCATAGCATTCGGTAACGCGGCATATGATGTTTCTAACGGGTTTGTGTTCATGGGGCTTCCGCAGAATCTTGCCGTTCTGGAAGAGAAGATCAGGACATTGACCCCTACTAACCAGACTGAGACCTCTCTTGACCAGGGGCTTGGTATAACAAAACAGATGATTGAAGGCAAGGACGGAGAGCTTGATGTTATTATAATCTCTGACGGAGGAATTGAGGACTCTTATGACCAGAGCCTTCAGACTGCACAAACGCTGAAGGATATGGGTGTAAACATGTACTTTATTCACATCCGTTCTTCTGCTCCCTCTCAGATCGACAAGGTCAGAACCTTCTATGCTGAGAAGCTAATGCAGGAGCTGGGGATTGAAGATAACTATGAGCCTCTCGATATGGGTGAGAGAACGAATATCGTGTTTGAGGATCTTGTTACGACTCCCGGAGAAGAAGAAGAAGAGGAAAGCGAGGACCCCGGTATCTATCCGCTTCTTGAGTACTCTCCGGACCACTTCATTACGAAGAACGTGAACCTTACTACCGCCAGTATCACAGGATATAACCAGGTTACGCCAAAAGCAGGGGCAGAACGCCTGGTCATTACGGCTACAGGGCAGCCTGTACTCACTACATGGCGCTTTGGGCTCGGGCGTGTTGCAGCCTTTACAACGGATAATGGCGGAAACGAAGCTACTCGCTGGGCGTCTGCTCTTTACAACGGGACAAACAGCAAACTCATCTCAGGCATGGCCAACTGGGCAATTGGAAACCCTCAGGCAGAAGAAGGGGCGGTAGTTGAAGCTCTGGATACCTGGCTTGGTACCCCTTCCGACCTCACCCTGATAATGTACGATGAGGGAGTCCCGCAGCTTAAACTGGACGGAGCCCCGCTTGACCTTGCCCTCACAGGCAGGAACACATATGAAGCAAGCGTCAGCCCGGACAAAATCGGGATTCACGATATTTCCGGTTACCCGCTTGCGGTAAACTACCCGCTTGAGTACCTTGAAGTCGGGTTCAATAATGATATCGAACCTCTTATCCTTGCAACCGGAGGGAAGATTTATACTGAAAAGGAGGCAAGAGCCCTTCTCCTGAAGGATGCGAGGCAGAACTCCGAAAGGGAGTCAAACGATCCCGTGAGCCTGAAAGTGTATGTGCTTCTTGCAGCCCTTGTCCTTTACCTTGGAGAAATCCTTGTCAGGCGCATAAGGGAAATGAGAAGGCTTAAACAATCCCAGGGTGAAACAGGAGCCTGA
- a CDS encoding tRNA synthetase — translation MEKEEKVVVVLLVMALSSLSTAYLFFGQELAGAGQQSEGKALQYTHESEVGEKVSLDAEVLSKRFTYTGDHLLLEVNFNSEVLSIFIPKTAGADALNESINEGDFINITGTVSEYEGKREIKVERKEDIVLK, via the coding sequence ATGGAAAAGGAAGAGAAAGTCGTGGTAGTGTTGCTCGTGATGGCATTGTCATCTCTTTCGACCGCGTACCTGTTCTTCGGGCAGGAACTTGCAGGAGCTGGACAACAGTCAGAAGGAAAAGCCCTGCAGTACACCCACGAATCTGAAGTAGGGGAAAAAGTATCTCTTGATGCCGAGGTTTTAAGTAAACGATTTACTTATACCGGAGACCACCTGCTTTTAGAAGTGAACTTTAACTCCGAAGTCCTGAGCATATTTATTCCGAAGACAGCGGGTGCTGATGCCCTGAACGAATCAATCAATGAAGGGGACTTCATCAACATAACAGGCACTGTTTCTGAGTATGAAGGAAAAAGGGAAATCAAAGTGGAACGAAAAGAGGATATTGTTCTGAAATAA
- a CDS encoding flippase-like domain-containing protein codes for MTRYKKWLIGSLVISAVSIALVTGLTFNSETVEALRRIKLEYILAAAILHISSYFIWGLRTRALCKALRYRISVLKMTEIVISSTFLAGITPSSAGGELLRVHGLSRNKIPIGKATAIVVGERLLDAIFIFSCLPFALYILGDILSNYEFDAALLTANVLVFVLLVFFIYGIWKPEKVKYVTHRLTSKIAPFFGKKTDAAVSHLMEQIDREIDHFHDSIRVFFTEGKRGLFWGIACTFIFWTVEFSILVLILTGLSQTPSILTAFAAQVLLAVIMVIPATPGASGIAELGAASIFSIFVDSSILGITVLAWRTLTYHMNLLIGGLMSLKVIKDMDIIKKMIGDTAEPQHNT; via the coding sequence ATGACCAGGTATAAAAAATGGCTTATCGGATCGCTGGTTATCAGCGCAGTATCAATTGCCCTGGTTACAGGCTTGACTTTTAACTCTGAAACTGTTGAAGCCCTGCGAAGGATAAAGCTGGAGTACATTTTGGCAGCTGCCATCCTTCACATTAGCTCATACTTTATCTGGGGGCTGCGGACCAGGGCTCTCTGCAAAGCCTTAAGATACCGAATAAGTGTCCTGAAAATGACAGAGATAGTTATTTCAAGTACTTTTTTAGCAGGAATTACTCCTTCTTCTGCAGGTGGAGAGCTCCTGAGAGTCCACGGCCTGAGCAGGAACAAAATTCCAATAGGAAAGGCTACTGCAATCGTTGTAGGGGAACGCCTGCTTGACGCCATCTTCATCTTCTCCTGTCTGCCTTTTGCCTTATACATTCTTGGGGACATTCTTTCGAATTATGAATTTGATGCAGCTTTATTAACAGCAAATGTCCTTGTCTTTGTGCTCCTTGTTTTCTTTATTTACGGGATCTGGAAGCCCGAAAAAGTAAAATACGTAACTCACAGGCTGACAAGCAAGATTGCCCCTTTTTTTGGAAAAAAGACAGATGCTGCAGTTTCACACCTCATGGAACAGATAGACAGGGAAATAGACCATTTTCATGACAGTATAAGGGTCTTTTTTACAGAAGGAAAGAGAGGGCTTTTCTGGGGAATTGCCTGTACTTTTATTTTCTGGACCGTCGAATTTTCAATACTCGTCCTGATCCTTACGGGTCTTTCACAAACACCTTCAATTCTCACCGCCTTTGCAGCCCAAGTGCTCCTGGCTGTTATAATGGTAATACCCGCAACTCCGGGAGCAAGCGGGATTGCTGAATTAGGAGCGGCCTCTATTTTTTCTATTTTCGTAGATTCATCCATTCTGGGAATTACCGTGCTTGCCTGGAGAACCCTGACATACCACATGAACCTTTTAATAGGGGGGCTCATGAGTCTGAAAGTGATTAAGGACATGGACATTATTAAGAAAATGATAGGAGATACCGCCGAACCCCAGCACAACACCTGA
- a CDS encoding peptidylprolyl isomerase, with protein sequence MRAGRRETLIICVLLIGSILFGSGCAGSGDGNVVKTGNTIQVDYTGKLKDGTVFDTSIEEIAKEAGIYTEQKNYVPLTFKVGSGQLIKGFDEGVIGMKIGEEKTFTIPPEKAYGKYDEAKIQTISLEDLNLSVKPEVGQTFSSMYGNTFRVIDVNETHVTLDPNHELAGKTLIFDIKLISIE encoded by the coding sequence ATGAGGGCAGGGAGGAGGGAAACTTTAATAATATGCGTTCTGCTCATTGGGAGCATTCTTTTCGGAAGTGGATGCGCGGGCAGTGGAGACGGTAATGTTGTAAAAACCGGAAACACAATTCAGGTGGACTATACTGGGAAATTAAAAGATGGTACTGTTTTTGATACTTCCATAGAAGAAATCGCAAAAGAGGCAGGTATATACACAGAACAGAAAAACTATGTTCCCCTGACCTTTAAGGTTGGTTCGGGCCAGTTGATCAAGGGTTTTGACGAAGGCGTAATAGGAATGAAAATAGGAGAAGAAAAGACCTTTACAATTCCCCCCGAAAAAGCTTACGGAAAATATGATGAAGCTAAAATTCAGACAATCTCCCTTGAGGACCTGAACCTGTCAGTGAAACCTGAAGTAGGACAGACATTCAGCAGTATGTACGGGAACACTTTCAGAGTCATTGATGTGAATGAAACGCATGTTACTTTAGACCCAAACCACGAACTCGCAGGCAAGACCCTTATTTTTGATATAAAGCTTATTTCAATAGAATGA
- a CDS encoding SdpI family protein, producing the protein MRKGTVTITGLVLLSFILSIYFYPHVPEQMATHWNSQGEVDGYMSKLWGLFFMPLLITGIVIMFLVIPKIDPKKENIAKFRKCYDGFIVILILFMVAVHLQTLLWNTGIRISPNVVLPTGIGLLFYYIGILTENTERNWFIGIRIPWTLSSDRVWKRTNRLGGKLFKIAGIVAIFGAFFPELAIYFILVPVIFVAGFTVVYSYVEYQKELKENERE; encoded by the coding sequence ATGCGAAAAGGTACAGTAACAATAACAGGACTGGTTCTTCTTTCCTTTATCCTTTCAATCTATTTTTATCCGCATGTACCTGAACAGATGGCAACTCACTGGAACTCACAGGGAGAAGTAGACGGCTATATGTCGAAACTCTGGGGGCTCTTTTTCATGCCGTTACTGATAACGGGTATTGTAATTATGTTCCTGGTAATTCCGAAAATTGACCCGAAAAAAGAAAATATCGCAAAATTCAGAAAGTGTTATGACGGGTTTATAGTGATACTGATTTTGTTTATGGTTGCAGTCCATCTCCAGACACTGCTCTGGAACACAGGAATTCGGATCAGCCCCAATGTCGTACTTCCTACAGGGATAGGACTTCTGTTTTATTATATAGGAATCCTTACGGAAAATACGGAGCGGAACTGGTTCATCGGAATCAGGATTCCCTGGACTCTCAGCAGCGATAGGGTATGGAAAAGAACTAACAGGCTTGGAGGGAAACTATTCAAGATAGCAGGAATAGTAGCAATCTTCGGGGCTTTTTTTCCGGAACTTGCAATCTACTTCATCCTTGTACCTGTAATATTTGTAGCCGGGTTTACTGTTGTTTACTCATATGTTGAATATCAAAAGGAACTTAAAGAAAATGAAAGAGAGTAA
- a CDS encoding peptidylprolyl isomerase, whose protein sequence is MTEDIIIDSNKPVENGDTISVDYVGKLEDGTVFDTSEKEAATEAGIYNEMRDYKPLTFTVGAGQMIKGFDEGVVGMKMGEEKTLEIPPEEAYGEYMEEYARELPRNAVDFTPEVGMQLATETGLRGTITEVSEENFIVDFNHELAGKTLIFKIKVVSMEE, encoded by the coding sequence ATGACTGAAGATATAATTATAGATTCAAACAAACCAGTCGAAAACGGAGATACTATTTCCGTTGATTATGTGGGAAAACTGGAAGATGGTACAGTTTTCGATACATCAGAAAAGGAAGCTGCCACTGAGGCAGGGATATACAATGAAATGAGAGACTACAAACCTCTGACATTCACCGTGGGAGCCGGACAGATGATTAAAGGCTTTGACGAGGGTGTTGTCGGAATGAAAATGGGAGAAGAAAAAACTCTTGAAATCCCTCCCGAGGAAGCGTACGGAGAATATATGGAAGAGTACGCAAGAGAACTGCCACGTAATGCTGTTGATTTTACCCCGGAAGTGGGGATGCAGTTGGCCACGGAAACAGGGCTCAGAGGCACTATCACAGAGGTAAGCGAGGAAAACTTCATTGTGGACTTCAACCATGAGCTTGCAGGCAAGACCCTGATATTCAAAATAAAAGTTGTTTCGATGGAGGAATAA
- a CDS encoding diacylglycerol/polyprenol kinase family protein, with translation MSSREIIFEVLRKSVHLISVLIVLIYELYGKETILWVLMLFLITVLVLEYLRLEQDMKIPIFHVMYREHEADSCGGHIFFALGAIATISLFSKEIAYVAILMTTFGDLAAALIGKFYGKKRIFKKIFKNDKSLEGSTSEFIIDLLIGLIVIGDPFVTLVMAFFATLTETAVNKIDDNLVIPVFSGFFGQMTLLLLMHL, from the coding sequence ATGTCATCCAGAGAAATAATCTTTGAAGTCCTTAGAAAAAGTGTACATCTTATCTCAGTCCTGATAGTGCTCATCTACGAACTTTACGGGAAAGAGACAATCCTCTGGGTGCTCATGCTTTTCCTGATAACTGTTCTTGTCCTGGAATACCTCCGCCTCGAACAGGATATGAAAATTCCCATTTTCCATGTGATGTACAGGGAGCATGAAGCCGATAGTTGTGGAGGGCACATCTTCTTCGCCCTGGGTGCAATTGCAACAATCTCCCTTTTCAGCAAGGAAATCGCTTATGTTGCAATCCTTATGACCACCTTCGGAGACCTGGCTGCAGCCCTGATAGGGAAATTCTACGGAAAAAAAAGGATTTTCAAAAAAATCTTTAAAAATGATAAGTCTCTTGAAGGTTCAACTTCCGAATTTATAATTGATCTGCTTATCGGACTCATTGTAATTGGGGATCCCTTTGTGACCCTCGTCATGGCTTTTTTTGCAACCCTTACGGAAACCGCAGTAAATAAGATAGATGATAACCTTGTGATACCAGTTTTTTCAGGTTTCTTCGGGCAGATGACCTTGCTTCTACTGATGCATTTATGA
- a CDS encoding peptidylprolyl isomerase has translation MENSRTVEKGDYLLIDYTGKLENGTVFDTTLKEKALEAGIYSEEKKYGPFFFRAYTGQVIKGIDAGVLGMREGEEKTLKIAPEEAYGEYKDYLVQKIPLSRLELKEPPKAGKIIITPGGREVKVIDSTETYAILDFNHELAGKTLILEIRLVSIVNGSGNVSLS, from the coding sequence ATGGAGAACTCTCGTACTGTGGAGAAGGGAGATTATCTCCTTATTGATTATACTGGAAAGCTTGAGAATGGAACAGTATTCGATACCACCTTAAAAGAAAAAGCTCTCGAAGCTGGAATATATAGTGAAGAAAAAAAATACGGGCCTTTCTTTTTCAGAGCATACACTGGTCAGGTGATAAAAGGTATCGATGCAGGGGTTCTTGGAATGCGAGAAGGAGAAGAAAAAACCCTTAAAATCGCACCTGAAGAAGCCTACGGAGAATATAAAGATTATCTGGTTCAGAAAATTCCTCTTTCAAGGCTTGAGCTCAAGGAGCCTCCAAAAGCAGGGAAAATAATAATAACGCCCGGGGGAAGGGAAGTTAAAGTGATCGATTCCACGGAAACTTACGCAATCCTTGACTTCAACCATGAACTTGCAGGCAAAACCCTGATCCTTGAGATAAGACTTGTCTCCATTGTGAACGGATCTGGAAATGTAAGCTTGTCCTGA
- a CDS encoding HdeD family acid-resistance protein, which yields MEQEAVEYRAVRYEVLQVPWWLVVLEGIITVIIGLFLLFSPVVTTITLVQILGIFWFLGGVISIISLLIDRENMGWKLLSGTIGILIGIMVFVYPYSPFVILSFFVIILGIWSIIYGAIRLIWALKGDGLGMAILGLLTIVLGILLLVNPLAGAVVLPWIYGISLVIGGVAALIDGFRMKSGKNTSYPG from the coding sequence ATGGAACAGGAAGCTGTAGAATACCGTGCTGTGAGATATGAGGTACTGCAGGTCCCCTGGTGGCTGGTTGTACTGGAAGGAATTATTACCGTCATCATTGGCTTATTTCTGTTATTTTCGCCCGTAGTAACAACCATAACACTGGTTCAGATTCTCGGGATCTTCTGGTTTCTGGGAGGAGTTATTTCAATCATTTCACTGCTAATAGACAGAGAGAACATGGGCTGGAAACTGCTCTCTGGTACCATAGGCATCCTTATCGGTATTATGGTATTTGTGTACCCATACAGCCCCTTTGTAATTCTGTCGTTTTTCGTAATCATACTCGGAATCTGGAGTATTATATACGGGGCAATAAGACTTATCTGGGCACTCAAAGGCGACGGACTGGGAATGGCAATCCTCGGACTCCTGACAATTGTCCTTGGGATACTCCTGCTGGTTAACCCTCTGGCAGGTGCCGTTGTCCTGCCCTGGATATACGGGATTTCCCTTGTAATAGGCGGGGTTGCAGCATTGATTGACGGGTTTAGAATGAAATCCGGGAAAAACACTTCATATCCTGGATAA
- a CDS encoding sugar phosphate nucleotidyltransferase has protein sequence MKACIMCGGTGTRLRPLTFKHPKPSIPILNKPSVRHLIEHLSREGFNEIVMTLGYMGEHIEEQLGDGHMFGVHIDYVYEKEKMGTAGGVKNAEKYLKNEPFIVLGGDHVLNLDLREMYRFHETNDAIVTIGLLSIDDPREFGIADMDINNRIHRFLEKPKSGQIFSNLASTGIYICDPEIFDWIPENKKYDFAKDLFPALLAADKRINGMLVRGKWTDVGSSAAYRQAQRWMLDALPGTTIEGNFTTRNARIRGPLSIGNNVSIGSNSSLVGPIVIGENTVIGDSVLIGPYSVIGANCTIDNNAKILSSYLFDGVSIGKNSNISGAVVADETAVGEKCSLENGTVIGHKVVIGNNSTIHSGVKIWPEVVIEKNSSIKDTVVNSKYDTTNEGS, from the coding sequence ATGAAAGCATGTATCATGTGCGGAGGCACAGGGACAAGGCTCAGGCCGCTGACCTTCAAACACCCGAAACCGAGCATACCGATTCTCAATAAACCATCAGTCAGGCACCTGATAGAGCACCTTTCAAGGGAAGGGTTCAATGAAATAGTTATGACCTTGGGATATATGGGAGAACATATAGAGGAACAGCTCGGAGATGGACACATGTTCGGAGTACACATCGATTATGTGTATGAGAAAGAGAAGATGGGGACAGCGGGCGGGGTAAAAAATGCTGAAAAATACCTGAAAAATGAGCCTTTTATTGTGCTTGGGGGAGACCACGTCCTTAACCTCGACCTGAGGGAGATGTACCGCTTCCACGAAACAAACGATGCGATAGTGACCATAGGACTCCTTTCCATTGATGACCCGAGGGAATTCGGGATTGCGGATATGGATATAAATAACCGGATCCACCGCTTCCTCGAAAAACCCAAATCCGGCCAGATTTTCAGCAATCTTGCAAGTACAGGCATTTACATCTGTGACCCTGAAATTTTCGACTGGATCCCTGAAAATAAAAAGTATGATTTTGCAAAAGACCTTTTCCCTGCCCTGCTTGCAGCAGATAAGAGAATTAACGGCATGCTTGTCCGGGGAAAATGGACTGATGTAGGGAGTTCGGCAGCCTATAGGCAGGCCCAGCGCTGGATGCTCGATGCACTTCCTGGAACCACAATAGAAGGAAACTTCACAACAAGAAACGCAAGAATACGAGGCCCCCTATCCATAGGAAACAATGTATCGATAGGTTCGAATTCTTCACTCGTCGGGCCCATTGTCATAGGGGAAAACACTGTAATTGGCGATAGCGTCCTTATCGGGCCTTACAGCGTGATAGGTGCAAACTGTACTATCGATAATAATGCAAAGATTCTTTCTTCGTACCTTTTTGATGGTGTATCCATAGGTAAAAACTCCAATATCTCTGGAGCTGTAGTTGCGGATGAAACCGCTGTAGGAGAAAAATGCAGCCTGGAGAATGGAACCGTAATCGGACATAAAGTCGTTATAGGGAACAATTCTACCATACATTCAGGAGTAAAGATCTGGCCTGAAGTAGTGATCGAGAAGAATTCTAGCATAAAGGATACTGTTGTCAATTCGAAATATGATACTACAAACGAAGGCTCCTGA